In the genome of Flaviflexus ciconiae, one region contains:
- a CDS encoding sensor histidine kinase, translating to MPLLPIALLLLLVISLGTCVVLIRKIKKLEYEVEELRDEAEERERRPAIIAHEIRTPLALVRGAAELLAEQTPGPLNDRQLEFVETITENLSQVIDISENFISQVHLAENPEIQNWETVNVRDVVYETARNLRKVTSVPIHVDARGGPMPIASDPKLIRQLVWNLVNNAARHAGEGVPVSVRISPSESGGVLLSVNDSGSGMGEEDLKKLFTPFATGSSRRSGSGIGMMVTKQIVEAHGGKIMIDSEKGYGTAVLVALPAGGGRL from the coding sequence ATGCCACTTCTCCCCATTGCGCTTCTGTTGCTCCTCGTAATCAGTTTGGGTACCTGCGTGGTGTTGATTCGCAAGATCAAGAAACTGGAATACGAGGTTGAGGAACTTCGGGATGAGGCTGAAGAGCGAGAACGAAGACCAGCCATCATCGCTCATGAAATTAGAACTCCGTTGGCACTCGTTCGTGGTGCTGCGGAACTTCTTGCAGAACAAACTCCCGGACCGCTAAACGATCGACAGCTCGAATTTGTCGAAACAATTACCGAAAACTTATCGCAGGTCATCGACATCTCGGAGAATTTCATTTCGCAGGTGCACTTGGCGGAGAACCCTGAAATCCAGAATTGGGAAACCGTAAATGTGCGGGATGTCGTATACGAGACTGCGCGGAACTTGCGGAAGGTGACCAGCGTACCGATACATGTGGATGCCCGTGGTGGCCCAATGCCAATCGCTTCGGATCCGAAACTCATCCGACAGCTCGTTTGGAATCTCGTGAATAATGCGGCAAGGCACGCGGGTGAGGGAGTGCCAGTATCGGTCCGCATCTCCCCATCTGAGAGCGGTGGAGTACTCCTGTCGGTGAACGATTCGGGCTCGGGTATGGGGGAGGAGGATCTCAAGAAGCTGTTTACGCCGTTTGCTACGGGTTCTTCCCGAAGGTCAGGTAGTGGCATTGGCATGATGGTAACGAAGCAGATTGTTGAAGCACATGGAGGGAAAATAATGATCGACTCTGAGAAAGGGTATGGAACCGCTGTTCTCGTCGCGTTGCCGGCAGGTGGTGGGCGCCTGTGA